The DNA segment AAAAGTTGAAAACAGTGCCAAAATTTCACTGCAGGTGTTTCTTTTCAATCATATTACAGAACTAGATGTGATGCTTTTATAGATGTCACAATCTGAAGCGAAAACGATGAATTCTTTTCTATCCATATAAAGTACTGCATAGTTTGAATCAACAATTACCTTTACTTcctagattttattttattgtattGATAATCTATCCCTTATTTGAACCTTGATCTAGTTTGACAAAAAGAATATAATGCCAAAATAAAggttaattaaggataaaaggACAAAAACATATAACAACCCAATAGTCACAGTGCTGGCCACTGGATAGATCAAAAAGGCATACATGGAACAAACCTCATCATATCATCCAGCCCTATGTCAACTTATTTGAACCTTGATCTATtccgagaaaaagaaaatactatCAAAATAATGGTTAGCTAAGGTAAAAGCATATAAGTAGGTTGTTGAATGTTGTGTTCTCTGTATAACAACTAATCCAATAGTCAAACCGCACGAGCCACTGGATATATCGAAAAGGTATATGCAGAGCAACCCTCATCAAATCACCCAGCCCTAATATCAACTTAAATTATAATGAAAATTATTTCTTAAAACTCTCTTGCTCCTTGTTTTCCTCATAGATGTGCTAGTGGATTTGCACTAATTACGACAAATTAAACCCAATTTTTTTTAGCAACCATGATATCAGGTTGGTTTTCAGTCCCACCAAGAACTGATTATAATAATCCATTAGTTTCCACAAGTATCTTGTAAGATCCAATCCACATGGATAACCATGAATAGTTTAAGATGTTTAATTGCAGCCAACACAAAATAAACCTGTTTAAAAATTGGTATGGTACCTGACAAATTCataaacacaaaataatttCCAAAAACATCAAGTCATGCAGACAGAACCAAATTAAACCACTTGCATCACCACCCACCACACCGATCTCGAAATGCTTTTGCTTGTAATCCCCATGAGAGACTAAGTCCATTAACCAAACATGCACAGTGAATTGGAATAGATCTAGTGGGCCATATCAATAAAGGCTCAGATTTTTTAGCCATTCGGAAGTCAAGTACTATGTTATATAAGCCCATGAAATTTTGTTGACAAGGCAAGTGCCCAACAGGTTCCATCCGCCGTATCTCCCGTGGCTAAAGCACCAAAAAGAATCACCTTCTCATGCCTCATGAATGTAGGTGTACATGCAGCCTCCTCCGGACAACATTCCGCTCCTCCTCTTGTCTTGTCTACCCCTTACACAAAGCGATCTATGGTCTCTTCAAGCCCCTCGAGCATCTGATTTAGAAGTTCAACACAGTGGTTATCTAGGCAGGGTTTGCTCAGATTGATCATGATTCGGCCATGTTCGTATCAGTTTCTCCTCGAGGATTGCCTGCCAAAGATGTCGCTAGATCGGGGATCGGTTGAAGCTGCACTCTTGTTTTGCCACGGTCAGCCTTAATTAAAGGCTCTTCCCTGCCTAGCTCCtctgaaaaaaaggaaaaaaaagagacagaaagagagagagaggggggggagagagagagcgagaagcaaagaaaaaatgagtcaaaaaaaaagcactggatacTAAAATCTCCTCGACCTCCCTAAACTCTCAGTCTTACCTTCCCTTTTTCTCCTTATATCCATATAAAAGTTTTCCATATCTTGAGAGGGACCACAACTTCCCTAGGAGCCTCTTAGTCTTGCTATTTACCATCAACTCCTCTTAAGATTTCCTCAAATTGAGGAAACCAACTGAAACCTTTCTCCATCCCAATAAATAGGTACATTCAGAAGCCATAGCATCCTATGCATGTTAAATGGCAttactgaaaaaattaaatttgtgcATGGCAATCTAGGAGATACTCCccaaatagaaaaattttcaCTGATATTTAGATGTATTTGATTAACATCCTCGACCATAGAATAAACATATAGACTAGGTTTCATAAGCAAACATTGGGAGACTACCACAAGAGCAATACAACATACAGACATCAAAAAGCTTTCGTAAAGAGAAAATAAAGTTTTTGGAATATAAATGAGAAACCCATCAGAAATAATACAGAAGTTGTACAGAAATGTACGAGTAGTTCTCAGTGGTTCCATGGATTTTGCCATCTTCAAGTCAATAAAATttaaatggttttttttttttaattgacacATGCCAATATGTGATCATTAAGGTTTATTAGAACTCTCTCTTGCATATTAGTACcagaaaattattttaaaaaaaaagacaagtgTAACTGTGTCACATGATCTCACCTGGAGAAGGATGGAAAAATATCAGAAAATTTGcagaagaacaaagaaaaaatttGACTCAAACAGCTATTGCAATAGAATCACTAACCTCAACTTGTTGGCCAAATCAAATTCGTCCAACCACTTTGAGCTTCTGGCAAGGGTTTTACCAatttaatgttctaattcatgaATCAATGTTCAGATGCTGGTCATTGCACTGACTGGCATTGCACAAGCATGGAGGCTTGAAGCGGGTATTTTATCCCCCTCCTTTTGTCATTCTCTTTTGCCTCTTGATAAATCCATCCATCAAAGTAACATATGTAGAACTCTTAACAGCTATACCTTTCTCCATCATTTCTTCCAAGACAAGCTTAGCTTCTTTGAATTGCCCGCTGTTGCACAGATCACCAATGCATTCCGAAAAAGTTGCTGAATTATCTTTCAGATCTTCAGCTGTCTTTCCATCATGCATCGTCTCTGGTTTCCTATCTATTCCAGCTTCAGACATGGCTTCTTCTGACAAAGGAAATGTTATTTGTTCGGGCAACTTTCCAGTTTCAACCATCTTAGACAGCAGGCTTTGTGCTTCTTCTGATCTTCCCACTTCGGTAAGTGCACATAGAACAACATTGTAGCTATAAGCATCAGGATGCAAACCCTTCTCTTCCATGTCAGCAAAAAGCTCTAATGCAGCATCGATCCTCCCTTCTTTGCACAGCCCTTTTATCAGAGTGTTGTATGTGATAATGTCCACCTTCTTCCCTTTTGACACCCATGATTCAAAGAGTTTTAGAGCCTTTTCTACCTTACCATCATTACAGAGCCCATTCATAAGAATATTACAGGTAATAACATTCGGCTTGAATGAATTCTCCACCATCTTATTATGAAACTGGAATGCTTTCTCCAATTCCCCTTCTCTACAGTACCCATGAATAATAGTATTGTAGGTAGTCTCATCCGGCACCAGTCCTCTCTCCAAAAGCTCATTCAGTTTCTTAATTGCCTCCTCGGTCTTGCCCAACCTGCAGAGACCGCCAATCACCGCATTGTAGGTTGCTACATTTGGCATTATCTTTCTCTCATTCATCTCATCCCAAAGCTTCATTGCCTCATTTGGGTTCTCATCCTTAAAGTATGCAGCAATGACTGTGCCATAGCTGACCTCATCAGGAACGAAACCCCGCTTTGGGGGACTACGGAGCAGTCTACACGCttcatcaaacctcttctccttACAGAGGTTATGAATGACAGTGTTGAGAGTGAAAGTGTCCATCTTGAGACCTCTCCCCACCATCTCATCCATCAAGTTGAAAGCTTTGGCCACATTCCCTGCTCTACAGTATGCACTGATCAAAGTATTGTACGTTATGAGGTCTGGCGACAAGCCCTGCTCTTCCATCTTCCTCAAAGAATCAACCGCCTCATCCATCTTCCCTTCCTTGCACAACCCTTTGACCATAGTGTTGTGTGTGACCAAGCTCGGCTTGACGCCCTTCTCCCGCATCTCTTCCAATACCTGGAACGCCTCCGAGCCAGTCCTCCACTCAAAGCACCCATTGATGAGCGTGTTATAGGTGACAATGTCGGGCAGCACTCGGAGCTTCTCCATCTCGTCCTTCAACCGAAAAGCCTCGTCCATCCGGCCCTCCCGGCAGAGCCCGGAAACAAGCATGTTGTAGGTCCAGAGGTCGGGGAGGAAGTTGGACGCCGTCATGATCTCGATCGCCTTGGTTGCCTCTTTCAGCCAGCCGAGGCGGCAGTAGGCAGCGACGAGGGTGTTGTAGGTGGAGCGGTCCGGGGACAGTCCCCCGGCCTTCATTTCGGCGAGCAGGTCGCGGGCCTCCTTGAGCATGCCCTTCTTGCAGTAGCCGTCGAGGATGGTGTTGTAGGTGATGGTGTCGGGGGAGCAGCCAAAGCCTTCCATGGTGGAGAGGAGGGCAAGGGCGTCGGCGAACTGGGCGCGGGAACAGAAGCCGTGGACGAGGATGTTGAAGGTGGGAGTGTTGGGGGCGACGCCGAGGTCGCCGAGGTCGTGGAAGACGGCAAGGGGGACGGAGGCGGGGGAGGGGGAGCGAACGAGGGCGTCGAGGAGGATGTTCGCGGTGCGGAGCGAggggcggaggcggcggcgctTCATGGACTGGAAGAGCTGCGCAGCAAGGTGGGGCTGGCGGAGGCGGGCGTAGGAGGAGACGGCGGTGTCGAGGAGGACCTTCGACGGGGGGTGGTCGGGGCGGAGGAGGTGGCGGTGGAGGAGACGAGGGCGGTCGAGGGGAATGAAGGAGAGAAGGAGGGACTGGGCGTCGGTGAACTTGTGGAAGCGGAGGAGGGGACGGAGGAGGGCGAGGATGGAAGGGAGGGCTGCTGCGGGGTTGCTTGAGAGGGCCGGGAGTCGACGGCGGCAGAGGTTGTAGaaggagaggaggggggaggggctggagaaggagggggcggcagcggcggcggatATGATGGGAGCGAGGAAGGGAGGGGAGAGGCGGGGGAGGAAGGGGGCGAGGGATTGGTCCAGGGGAGGTGCTTTGGGGGCCTGGGAAGAGAGGAGGATGGAGGAGACCGTCTGCACGAGACCGGCGCTGGGCTCGCCCTCCGCCGCAGGCGGTGGCGCAGATGGGTCTGTCTCCATTGTATTCGGGTGGGGGAGATGGGGTTCCGGCTGCCGGCGGCCGAGGGGGGGCGATGGACCGGAATGGAGCGCGGCCCGGTTAGAAACGCTTCAGCTCGGCTGTCGATGCAAACGGGCAGGCTTAGACAAGGCCTAGCCATTATCAGCCCAAGGCcacttttattttaatttatctcCGAGTCTCCTAAACTTTGCTCCCAAGGACTGTTCTCATGCCATATAGCATAGAGATTTTGGGggg comes from the Phoenix dactylifera cultivar Barhee BC4 unplaced genomic scaffold, palm_55x_up_171113_PBpolish2nd_filt_p 000898F, whole genome shotgun sequence genome and includes:
- the LOC103720762 gene encoding pentatricopeptide repeat-containing protein At2g16880-like — translated: METDPSAPPPAAEGEPSAGLVQTVSSILLSSQAPKAPPLDQSLAPFLPRLSPPFLAPIISAAAAAPSFSSPSPLLSFYNLCRRRLPALSSNPAAALPSILALLRPLLRFHKFTDAQSLLLSFIPLDRPRLLHRHLLRPDHPPSKVLLDTAVSSYARLRQPHLAAQLFQSMKRRRLRPSLRTANILLDALVRSPSPASVPLAVFHDLGDLGVAPNTPTFNILVHGFCSRAQFADALALLSTMEGFGCSPDTITYNTILDGYCKKGMLKEARDLLAEMKAGGLSPDRSTYNTLVAAYCRLGWLKEATKAIEIMTASNFLPDLWTYNMLVSGLCREGRMDEAFRLKDEMEKLRVLPDIVTYNTLINGCFEWRTGSEAFQVLEEMREKGVKPSLVTHNTMVKGLCKEGKMDEAVDSLRKMEEQGLSPDLITYNTLISAYCRAGNVAKAFNLMDEMVGRGLKMDTFTLNTVIHNLCKEKRFDEACRLLRSPPKRGFVPDEVSYGTVIAAYFKDENPNEAMKLWDEMNERKIMPNVATYNAVIGGLCRLGKTEEAIKKLNELLERGLVPDETTYNTIIHGYCREGELEKAFQFHNKMVENSFKPNVITCNILMNGLCNDGKVEKALKLFESWVSKGKKVDIITYNTLIKGLCKEGRIDAALELFADMEEKGLHPDAYSYNVVLCALTEVGRSEEAQSLLSKMVETGKLPEQITFPLSEEAMSEAGIDRKPETMHDGKTAEDLKDNSATFSECIGDLCNSGQFKEAKLVLEEMMEKGIAVKSSTYVTLMDGFIKRQKRMTKGGG